In Pochonia chlamydosporia 170 chromosome Unknown PCv3seq00009, whole genome shotgun sequence, a genomic segment contains:
- a CDS encoding Asp/Glu/Hydantoin racemase domain-containing protein translates to MKTLLLLGGMTPDVTILYYNIINAAARARHGHRTNFPLHIHSANLELMIQHASAGKWTDFSAVYADSVTALTRPKRIVDGVVICSILAHKVSRQLASVLEGTGVTVLHIADMLAGHIRTRYPQTKKLGLLGPKITMLDGDDPDFFVGRLRRHGFEVVVPEREEDIERVNRGMIEEVAKGREAVTEATRGMFVSQANGLVERGAEALVLGSTDLGFVLGEDDVDGIPVIEPAGVHASAAAEWAMVDD, encoded by the coding sequence ATGAAGACACTCCTCCTCCTAGGCGGCATGACGCCCGACGTAACCATCCTATACtacaacatcatcaacgccgccgcccgcGCCCGCCACGGCCACCGCACCAACTTCCCTCTGCACATACACAGCGCAAACCTCGAACTCATGATCCAGCACGCCAGCGCAGGGAAATGGACCGACTTCTCAGCCGTGTACGCCGACTCCGTGACTGCGCTCACGAGGCCAAAGAGAATAGTTGACGGGGTGGTTATATGCTCCATCCTGGCACACAAAGTCTCTCGACAGTTGGCGAGTGTCCTTGAAGGTACGGGCGTGACTGTACTGCATATAGCGGATATGCTTGCTGGGCATATACGTACGCGGTATCCGCAGACCAAGAAACTAGGTCTGTTGGGTCCCAAGATTACGATgctggatggtgatgatcCGGACTTTTTTGTGGGACGGCTGCGTCGGCATGGGTTTGAGGTCGTTGTTCCGGAGAGGGAGGAAGATATTGAAAGGGTTAATAGGGGGATGATTGAAGAGGTTGCCAAGGGGAGAGAGGCGGTGACGGAGGCCACGAGGGGGATGTTTGTAAGTCAGGCGAATGGTCTTGTTGAAAGGGGGGCAGAGGCACTTGTTTTGGGGAGTACGGATTTGGGATTCGTGCTGGGGgaggatgatgttgatgggatTCCGGTGATTGAGCCGGCGGGTGTGCATGCGAGTGCTGCGGCGGAGTGGGCAATGGTAGATGATTGA
- a CDS encoding transcriptional family alpha beta fold family protein (similar to Moniliophthora roreri MCA 2997 XP_007843350.1) gives MATDTTTQNIPLTNMADSPAYSRIKGAEEHILQLPDGRQLAYAHNGPSDSRTIVIFFSGVMSVGTAYDVPEPCRKLGVHWIAPTLAGNGNTSSRDTSIPYNVTLARDICALLSHFYPTGEYDQIYVAGGSYGTVHAQMLYGAPYDLFPPGRKIAGCVLLAGFSPFKYHRDHAKSLSWANWFSVGPPSQLVPFRLLQRAFSSAIGSKMKTEDGAKTFLRNTLFDMMDADEKKVCAEWLKRKEVTEDEFITRMARGCVTCCKNWDGFLEVSDVIHSDWGFEPSTLDEEHSKPMLVVSSDKDQIGGATNSWLVANYKRAWAKTIPGGHISSLYYMDDIFGDIITSIAATLSAAAIVSNNNPLPEQLLLYTHAIKELTPDETTGENSVTAGLATPAGYYPENLSHPASYSNQ, from the exons ATGGCTACCGACACGACCACGCAAAACATCCCTCTcacaaacatggcagatTCCCCGGCATACAGCAGAATCAAAGGCGCGGAAGAACACATTCTCCAACTCCCAGACGGCCGCCAACTAGCATATGCACACAATGGACCATCCGATTCGCGCACAAttgtcatcttcttcagcggTGTGATGAGCGTTGGGACTGCGTACGACGTCCCAGAGCCATGTCGCAAGCTTGGAGTTCACTGGATTGCGCCTACGCTGGCCGGCAATGGTAATACGAGCAGCCGGGATACCAGTATACCATATAATGTAACCCTCGCGCGAGATATATGCGCGCTGCTGTCGCATTTCTATCCTACCGGAGAGTACGACCAGATTTACGTGGCAGGGGGTTCTTACGGCACGGTTCACGCCCAAATGCTTTACGGCGCTCCGTATGACTTGTTCCCACCAGGGCGCAAAATCGCAGGATGCGTTCTGCTGGCCGGCTTCTCCCCATTCAAGTACCACAGGGATCACGCCAAGTCTCTAAGCTGGGCGAACTGGTTCTCCGTAGGTCCTCCATCGCAGTTGGTTCCGTTCCGTCTCCTCCAACGGGCATTCAGCTCAGCCATTGGTtcgaagatgaagactgAAGACGGTGCGAAGACGTTCCTCCGAAATACACtctttgacatgatggatGCGGACGAGAAGAAGGTGTGTGCAGAGTGGCTTAAACGTAAAGAGGTGACGGAAGATGAATTCATTACCCGGATGGCTCGTGGATGTGTGACCTGCTGCAAGAACTGGGACGGGTTTTTGGAGGTCTCGGATGTAATTCATTCAGACTGGGGATTTGAGCCGTCGAccttggatgaagagcattCGAAACCCATGCTGGTGGTTAGTTCTGACAAGGACCAGATTGGGGGCGCAACCAATAGCTGGTTGGTCGCCAATTACAAGCGCGCTTGGGCAAAGACTATTCCGGGGGGTCACATTTCGTCGCTGTACTATATGGACGATATATTTGGCGATATAATAACAT CCATCGCAGCCACACTCAgtgccgccgccatcgtgagcaacaacaacccccTCCCTGAACAATTGCTCTTGTATACACACGCAATCAAGGAGCTCACCCCGGACGAGACGACGGGTGAAAACTCAGTTACTGCAGGCCTAGCTACGCCCGCTGGTTATTACCCGGAAAACCTCTCACATCCTGCCTCCTACTCTAACCAGTAG
- a CDS encoding pseudouridine synthase (similar to Chaetomium globosum CBS 148.51 XP_001226634.1), producing the protein MAAMPNDAPIAPSPETTTPKTPTAAEIEQEKEQSRRAAAKARGIAVKAAGASDDALINPVASIWPPPYYFEDDLRRVRPYHWTYNTYCKERWRGRSLIEIFESEFRDRPVEYYRKSMETGDIFVNGIKVGPDYVLRNGDLISHTLHRHEPPVTSDPVGIIHEDDDMIVINKPSGVPVHPAGRYKFNSVLEIMKAERGQQFMPYPCNRLDRLTSGIMFVAKSVKAAEALGNQIKSRTVRKEYMARVVGEFPEGEVVCDQPILSISPKLGLNRVRAEGKTARTVFKRLAYYPPRDSAATNGQPEAPEPTNEELSRLPTEAGDESNGKPWINKRGYSIVRCLPVTGRTHQIRVHLQYLGHPIQNDPIYANQRVWGFNLGRDDADGTVNTDEDVISRLSRMGKEEVAQAVVYYDEMVDKYEKKRAEKMTGEVCEICATPLYSDPGMHELSLWLHSLRYEDAGGAWSYKSPLPKWALPPEGMAGPTTVGGMEELVEAVKDENPEIMG; encoded by the coding sequence ATGGCCGCGATGCCCAACGACGCTCCGATTGCGCCAAGCCCAgaaaccacaacaccaaaaaccCCTACGGCAGCTGAAattgaacaagaaaaggagcaGTCCCGACGAGCTGCTGCTAAAGCGAGGGGCATTGCCGTAAAGGCTGCAGGGGCCTCTGATGACGCATTAATAAATCCTGTCGCGTCCATCTGGCCGCCCCCATACTATTTCGAGGATGACTTGCGACGAGTACGCCCATATCACTGGACCTACAATACCTACTGCAAGGAAAGATGGCGGGGAAGATCGTTGATCGAGATTTTCGAATCCGAGTTCCGAGACCGACCTGTCGAATACTACAGAAAGTCGATGGAAACAGGCGACATCTTTGTCAATGGAATCAAAGTCGGTCCTGATTATGTGCTTCGAAATGGAGACTTAATCTCTCATACGCTGCATCGACACGAACCTCCGGTAACATCAGACCCTGTTGGAATTATCcacgaagacgacgacatgATTGTCATCAACAAGCCTTCTGGGGTGCCCGTGCACCCTGCCGGTCGATACAAGTTCAATTCAGTATTGGAAATCATGAAGGCCGAGCGCGGACAACAATTCATGCCGTATCCGTGCAACAGACTGGATCGTCTGACTAGTGGAATCATGTTTGTCGCCAAGAGCGTCAAGGCGGCGGAAGCATTGGGCAATCAGATCAAGTCGCGGACAGTGAGGAAGGAGTACATGGCCCGGGTTGTAGGCGAGTTCCCTGAGGGCGAGGTCGTTTGCGACCAACCCATTTTATCAATATCGCCGAAGCTTGGTCTCAACCGTGTACGGGCCGAAGGCAAGACAGCGCGGACGGTGTTCAAGAGACTGGCATACTACCCTCCGAGGGACAGTGCAGCGACAAACGGTCAACCAGAGGCGCCCGAACCTACAAATGAGGAACTATCCAGATTACCGACAGAGGCGGGTGACGAGTCCAATGGCAAGCCTTGGATAAATAAGCGAGGGTACTCGATTGTTAGATGTCTTCCCGTTACAGGCAGAACACATCAGATTAGAGTGCACTTGCAGTACCTGGGCCATCCCATCCAGAATGACCCCATTTACGCAAACCAAAGAGTATGGGGGTTCAACCTGGGCCGcgacgatgctgatggcaCAGTCAACACAGACGAGGATGTCATCAGCAGACTGTCGCGCATGGGTAAGGAGGAAGTGGCACAAGCTGTAGTCTACTACGACGAAATGGTGGACAAGTACGAGAAGAAGCGAGCAGAAAAGATGACGGGCGAAGTATGTGAGATATGCGCCACACCGTTATACTCTGACCCAGGAATGCATGAACTCTCCTTATGGCTTCACAGCTTAAGGTatgaggatgctggtggAGCTTGGTCCTACAAGAGTCCTCTGCCAAAATGGGCGCTTCCCCCAGAGGGCATGGCCGGACCAACCACCGTTGGCGGGATGGAAGAACTGGTGGAGGCTGTCAAAGATGAGAATCCAGAGATCATGGGATGA
- a CDS encoding bZIP transcription factor (similar to Metarhizium robertsii ARSEF 23 XP_007824027.2) — MTRSSSAEPMKPSSSSSKRKGTRSVSTLTPSQLARKRANDREAQRAIRARTKEHIERLERELEDLRSTQSRDKTVQDLMRRNKALEDELRQLKESMGVSMTSSPYSGPTGTNTTYSTLVAPVDDYEASSSSSSYLHLASQPQPKQLLTPCPSAYNDDNCGAIPSPRMSPLPSGGADYISDYSQATQQYVPMPNCEAWASAIPSSVPSPSSSVNTDEYGPAAGYIPTSVPSSMMGTAGIGLVDGKEVKVEFEGMHDMMAAQGYMQQTQQQRPQGWNMYPGVYYDGSQNAVISR, encoded by the exons ATGACGCGATCATCGTCAGCGGAACCAATGAAgccctcttcgtcgtcctccaAGCGAAAGG GAACCCGAAGCGTCTCTACCTTGACGCCATCACAGCTTGCTCGCAAGAGAGCCAACGACAGAGAAGCTCAACGAGCTATCCGTGCTAGAACCAAGGAACATATTGAACGCCTTGAAAGAGAACTTGAGGACCTTCGAAGCACCCAAAGTCGAGACAAGACTGTCCAAGATCTTATGCGCCGCAACAAGGCCCTCGAAGATGAGCTTCGCCAGCTCAAGGAGTCCATGGGGGTCTCCatgacatcttctccttACTCCGGCCCAACAGGTACGAACACGACCTACTCGACGCTGGTCGCTCCCGTCGACGACTACGaggcttcctcctcttcctcctcctaCCTGCACCTAGCGTCGCAGCCGCAACCGAAGCAACTGCTAACCCCGTGTCCCTCAGCCTACAACGATGACAACTGCGGCGCTATCCCCAGTCCCAGAATGTCCCCTCTCCCCTCAGGAGGAGCCGACTACATCTCAGACTACAGCCAAGCGACCCAGCAGTACGTGCCCATGCCCAACTGTGAAGCATGGGCATCCGCCATTCCCTCCAGCGTTCCCAGCCCTTCCTCGTCGGTCAACACGGACGAGTATGGCCCAGCCGCCGGGTACATTCCCACCAGCGTGCCTAGCTCCATGATGGGCACCGCCGGCATCGGTCTCGTTGACGGCAAggaggtcaaggttgaatTTGAGGGTATGCACGACATGATGGCTGCGCAAGGCTATATGCAACAGACTCAACAACAGCGACCCCAAGGATGGAACATGTATCCTGGCGTGTACTACGATGGTTCCCAAAACGCCGTCATCTCGCGATAA